The Odocoileus virginianus isolate 20LAN1187 ecotype Illinois chromosome 3, Ovbor_1.2, whole genome shotgun sequence genome includes a window with the following:
- the DAZAP1 gene encoding DAZ-associated protein 1 isoform X3 — MNNSGADEIGKLFVGGLDWSTTQETLRSYFSQYGEVVDCVIMKDKTTNQSRGFGFVKFKDPNCVGTVLASRPHTLDGRNIDPKPCTPRGMQPERTRPKEGWQKGPRSDNSKSNKIFVGGIPHNCGETELREYFKKFGVVTEVVMIYDAEKQRPRGFGFITFEDEQSVDQAVNMHFHDIMGKKVEVKRAEPRDSKSQAPGQPGASQWGSRVVPNAANGWAGQPPPTWQQGYGPQGMWVPAGQAIGGYGPPPAGRGAPPPPPPFTSYIVSTPPGGFPPPQGFPQGYGAPPQFSFGYGPPPPPPDQFAPPGVPPPPATPGAAPLAFPPPPSQAAPDMSKPPTAQPDFPYSQYGLGTSSPEPPGFGPHFVYTLLVRLSSDVA; from the exons atgAACAACTCGGGCGCCGACGAGATCGG GAAGCTCTTCGTGGGCGGTCTTGACTGGAGCACCACCCAAG AGACGCTGCGCAGCTACTTTTCCCAGTATGGAGAGGTCGTGGACTGCGTGATCATGAAAGACAAGACGACCAACCAGTCTCGAGGCTTTGGCTTTGTCAAATTCAAAGATCCAAACTGCGTGGGCACGGTGCTGGCCAGCAGACCACACACCCTCGATGGCCGAAAC ATTGACCCAAAGCCATGCACGCCTCGGGGGATGCAACCGGAGAGGACGCGGCCGAAGGAAGGCTGG CAGAAAGGACCCAGGAGTGATAACAGTAAATCAAATAAGATATTTGTCGGAGGAATTCCTCACAATTGTGGTGAGACAGAGCTCAGGGAATACTTCAAGAAATTTGGAGTG GTCACAGAAGTGGTCATGATCTACGATGCGGAAAAGCAGAGGCCTCGAG GTTTTGGATTTATTACTTTCGAGGACGAACAATCAGTGGACCAGGCTGTCAACATGCATTTTCACGACATCATGGGCAAAAAA GTGGAAGTTAAACGGGCCGAACCTCGGGACAGCAAGAGCCAAGCGCCGGGACAGCCAGGTGCCAGCCAGTGGGGCAGCCGGGTCGTGCCCAATGCCGCCAATGGCTGGGCAGGCCAGCCCCCGCCTACGTGGCAGCAGGGATATGGCCCACAAG GAATGTGGGTGCCGGCAGGACAGGCGATCG GTGGCTATGGACCGCCCCCCGCAGGAAGAGGagcccccccaccgcccccacccttTACCTCCTACATTGTGTCTACCCCTCCTGGAGGCTTCCCGCCTCCCCAGGGCTTCCCCCAGGGCTACGGCGCGCCCCCACAGTTCA GTTTTGGCTACGGacctccacctcccccaccagATCAGTTTGCCCCTCCGGGGGTTCCCCCACCACCGGCCACTCCCGGGGCTGCACCTCTGGCCTTCCCGCCACCTCCATCTCAGGCCGCCCCGGACATGAGCAAACCACCGACCGCCCAGCCCGACTTCCCGTACAGCCAGTATG GCCTGGGCACCTCTTCTCCAGAGCCGCCAGGCTTCGGCCCACACTTTGTTTACACTCTTTTGGTCAGGCTGAGCAGTGATGTGGCCTAG
- the DAZAP1 gene encoding DAZ-associated protein 1 isoform X2 has product MNNSGADEIGKLFVGGLDWSTTQETLRSYFSQYGEVVDCVIMKDKTTNQSRGFGFVKFKDPNCVGTVLASRPHTLDGRNIDPKPCTPRGMQPERTRPKEGWKGPRSDNSKSNKIFVGGIPHNCGETELREYFKKFGVVTEVVMIYDAEKQRPRGFGFITFEDEQSVDQAVNMHFHDIMGKKVEVKRAEPRDSKSQAPGQPGASQWGSRVVPNAANGWAGQPPPTWQQGYGPQGMWVPAGQAIGGYGPPPAGRGAPPPPPPFTSYIVSTPPGGFPPPQGFPQGYGAPPQFSFGYGPPPPPPDQFAPPGVPPPPATPGAAPLAFPPPPSQAAPDMSKPPTAQPDFPYSQYGYGQDLASFGQGFSDPSQQPPSYGGPSVPGSGGPPAGGSGFGRGQNHNVQGFHPYRR; this is encoded by the exons atgAACAACTCGGGCGCCGACGAGATCGG GAAGCTCTTCGTGGGCGGTCTTGACTGGAGCACCACCCAAG AGACGCTGCGCAGCTACTTTTCCCAGTATGGAGAGGTCGTGGACTGCGTGATCATGAAAGACAAGACGACCAACCAGTCTCGAGGCTTTGGCTTTGTCAAATTCAAAGATCCAAACTGCGTGGGCACGGTGCTGGCCAGCAGACCACACACCCTCGATGGCCGAAAC ATTGACCCAAAGCCATGCACGCCTCGGGGGATGCAACCGGAGAGGACGCGGCCGAAGGAAGGCTGG AAAGGACCCAGGAGTGATAACAGTAAATCAAATAAGATATTTGTCGGAGGAATTCCTCACAATTGTGGTGAGACAGAGCTCAGGGAATACTTCAAGAAATTTGGAGTG GTCACAGAAGTGGTCATGATCTACGATGCGGAAAAGCAGAGGCCTCGAG GTTTTGGATTTATTACTTTCGAGGACGAACAATCAGTGGACCAGGCTGTCAACATGCATTTTCACGACATCATGGGCAAAAAA GTGGAAGTTAAACGGGCCGAACCTCGGGACAGCAAGAGCCAAGCGCCGGGACAGCCAGGTGCCAGCCAGTGGGGCAGCCGGGTCGTGCCCAATGCCGCCAATGGCTGGGCAGGCCAGCCCCCGCCTACGTGGCAGCAGGGATATGGCCCACAAG GAATGTGGGTGCCGGCAGGACAGGCGATCG GTGGCTATGGACCGCCCCCCGCAGGAAGAGGagcccccccaccgcccccacccttTACCTCCTACATTGTGTCTACCCCTCCTGGAGGCTTCCCGCCTCCCCAGGGCTTCCCCCAGGGCTACGGCGCGCCCCCACAGTTCA GTTTTGGCTACGGacctccacctcccccaccagATCAGTTTGCCCCTCCGGGGGTTCCCCCACCACCGGCCACTCCCGGGGCTGCACCTCTGGCCTTCCCGCCACCTCCATCTCAGGCCGCCCCGGACATGAGCAAACCACCGACCGCCCAGCCCGACTTCCCGTACAGCCAGTATG GTTACGGACAGGACTTGGCCAGCTTCGGACAGGGCTTCTCAGACCCCAGCCAGCAGCCCCCCTCCTACGGGGGCCCCTCGGTGCCTGGCTCAGGGGGTCCCCCCGCTGGCGGAAGTGGCTTTGGACGCGGTCAGAACCACAACGTACAAGGATTCCATCCCTACCGACGCTAG
- the DAZAP1 gene encoding DAZ-associated protein 1 isoform X1: protein MNNSGADEIGKLFVGGLDWSTTQETLRSYFSQYGEVVDCVIMKDKTTNQSRGFGFVKFKDPNCVGTVLASRPHTLDGRNIDPKPCTPRGMQPERTRPKEGWQKGPRSDNSKSNKIFVGGIPHNCGETELREYFKKFGVVTEVVMIYDAEKQRPRGFGFITFEDEQSVDQAVNMHFHDIMGKKVEVKRAEPRDSKSQAPGQPGASQWGSRVVPNAANGWAGQPPPTWQQGYGPQGMWVPAGQAIGGYGPPPAGRGAPPPPPPFTSYIVSTPPGGFPPPQGFPQGYGAPPQFSFGYGPPPPPPDQFAPPGVPPPPATPGAAPLAFPPPPSQAAPDMSKPPTAQPDFPYSQYGYGQDLASFGQGFSDPSQQPPSYGGPSVPGSGGPPAGGSGFGRGQNHNVQGFHPYRR from the exons atgAACAACTCGGGCGCCGACGAGATCGG GAAGCTCTTCGTGGGCGGTCTTGACTGGAGCACCACCCAAG AGACGCTGCGCAGCTACTTTTCCCAGTATGGAGAGGTCGTGGACTGCGTGATCATGAAAGACAAGACGACCAACCAGTCTCGAGGCTTTGGCTTTGTCAAATTCAAAGATCCAAACTGCGTGGGCACGGTGCTGGCCAGCAGACCACACACCCTCGATGGCCGAAAC ATTGACCCAAAGCCATGCACGCCTCGGGGGATGCAACCGGAGAGGACGCGGCCGAAGGAAGGCTGG CAGAAAGGACCCAGGAGTGATAACAGTAAATCAAATAAGATATTTGTCGGAGGAATTCCTCACAATTGTGGTGAGACAGAGCTCAGGGAATACTTCAAGAAATTTGGAGTG GTCACAGAAGTGGTCATGATCTACGATGCGGAAAAGCAGAGGCCTCGAG GTTTTGGATTTATTACTTTCGAGGACGAACAATCAGTGGACCAGGCTGTCAACATGCATTTTCACGACATCATGGGCAAAAAA GTGGAAGTTAAACGGGCCGAACCTCGGGACAGCAAGAGCCAAGCGCCGGGACAGCCAGGTGCCAGCCAGTGGGGCAGCCGGGTCGTGCCCAATGCCGCCAATGGCTGGGCAGGCCAGCCCCCGCCTACGTGGCAGCAGGGATATGGCCCACAAG GAATGTGGGTGCCGGCAGGACAGGCGATCG GTGGCTATGGACCGCCCCCCGCAGGAAGAGGagcccccccaccgcccccacccttTACCTCCTACATTGTGTCTACCCCTCCTGGAGGCTTCCCGCCTCCCCAGGGCTTCCCCCAGGGCTACGGCGCGCCCCCACAGTTCA GTTTTGGCTACGGacctccacctcccccaccagATCAGTTTGCCCCTCCGGGGGTTCCCCCACCACCGGCCACTCCCGGGGCTGCACCTCTGGCCTTCCCGCCACCTCCATCTCAGGCCGCCCCGGACATGAGCAAACCACCGACCGCCCAGCCCGACTTCCCGTACAGCCAGTATG GTTACGGACAGGACTTGGCCAGCTTCGGACAGGGCTTCTCAGACCCCAGCCAGCAGCCCCCCTCCTACGGGGGCCCCTCGGTGCCTGGCTCAGGGGGTCCCCCCGCTGGCGGAAGTGGCTTTGGACGCGGTCAGAACCACAACGTACAAGGATTCCATCCCTACCGACGCTAG
- the DAZAP1 gene encoding DAZ-associated protein 1 isoform X4: MRKSRGLEVEVKRAEPRDSKSQAPGQPGASQWGSRVVPNAANGWAGQPPPTWQQGYGPQGMWVPAGQAIGGYGPPPAGRGAPPPPPPFTSYIVSTPPGGFPPPQGFPQGYGAPPQFSFGYGPPPPPPDQFAPPGVPPPPATPGAAPLAFPPPPSQAAPDMSKPPTAQPDFPYSQYGYGQDLASFGQGFSDPSQQPPSYGGPSVPGSGGPPAGGSGFGRGQNHNVQGFHPYRR, translated from the exons ATGCGGAAAAGCAGAGGCCTCGAG GTGGAAGTTAAACGGGCCGAACCTCGGGACAGCAAGAGCCAAGCGCCGGGACAGCCAGGTGCCAGCCAGTGGGGCAGCCGGGTCGTGCCCAATGCCGCCAATGGCTGGGCAGGCCAGCCCCCGCCTACGTGGCAGCAGGGATATGGCCCACAAG GAATGTGGGTGCCGGCAGGACAGGCGATCG GTGGCTATGGACCGCCCCCCGCAGGAAGAGGagcccccccaccgcccccacccttTACCTCCTACATTGTGTCTACCCCTCCTGGAGGCTTCCCGCCTCCCCAGGGCTTCCCCCAGGGCTACGGCGCGCCCCCACAGTTCA GTTTTGGCTACGGacctccacctcccccaccagATCAGTTTGCCCCTCCGGGGGTTCCCCCACCACCGGCCACTCCCGGGGCTGCACCTCTGGCCTTCCCGCCACCTCCATCTCAGGCCGCCCCGGACATGAGCAAACCACCGACCGCCCAGCCCGACTTCCCGTACAGCCAGTATG GTTACGGACAGGACTTGGCCAGCTTCGGACAGGGCTTCTCAGACCCCAGCCAGCAGCCCCCCTCCTACGGGGGCCCCTCGGTGCCTGGCTCAGGGGGTCCCCCCGCTGGCGGAAGTGGCTTTGGACGCGGTCAGAACCACAACGTACAAGGATTCCATCCCTACCGACGCTAG